From Acinetobacter sp. ASP199, the proteins below share one genomic window:
- a CDS encoding MFS transporter produces the protein MDAHPRLTRADKRTLGLSSLGGALEFYDFVIYVFYAKLISELFFPSTLSPFWAMLNTYGIFAAGYFFRPLGGVVMAHFGDLIGRKRLFSLSILLMALPTLMIGVIPTFESIGYAAPIMLLLMRVLQGIAIGGEIPAAWTFVSEHVPERRIGIANGVLTAGLSLGILLGALMSLFISLQFSEAEIKDWAWRIPFILGGIFGFVALYLRSYLKETPVFKAMQAKKELAKELPVKQVLAKHKTAVTIGMLFTWFLTGCVVVLILAMPNLLVGAFGFERADAFKMQSAAIVMQMVGCVLAGVLADRFGAGRVILFGSLLVAAMAGIFYNSLGHVAPSTVFMLYMLLGLSSGTVGMVSYSMVKMFPAQIRFTGISFSYNLAYAIAGGITLPLVQWLSLYSNIGAMYYVWTVCLVTLLTALMYRSKFEKSAI, from the coding sequence TTCTTCCCCAGCACACTCAGTCCTTTCTGGGCCATGTTGAATACCTACGGCATTTTTGCTGCGGGTTATTTCTTCCGTCCATTGGGCGGTGTAGTGATGGCACACTTTGGCGACCTGATTGGACGTAAACGTCTGTTTAGCCTATCCATTCTGTTAATGGCACTACCTACCCTGATGATCGGTGTGATACCGACCTTTGAAAGCATTGGTTATGCAGCGCCAATTATGTTGCTGTTAATGCGTGTGTTACAAGGAATTGCTATTGGTGGTGAAATTCCAGCTGCCTGGACTTTTGTCTCTGAACATGTTCCTGAACGCCGTATCGGGATTGCCAACGGGGTGCTTACCGCAGGCCTGTCTCTTGGGATTCTGCTGGGTGCCTTGATGTCACTCTTCATTTCATTACAGTTTTCTGAAGCTGAAATTAAAGACTGGGCATGGCGTATTCCATTTATCCTCGGGGGTATCTTTGGTTTTGTAGCGTTGTACCTGCGGAGTTACCTGAAAGAAACGCCAGTATTTAAAGCCATGCAGGCGAAAAAAGAACTGGCAAAAGAATTACCGGTAAAACAGGTTTTAGCAAAGCATAAAACCGCTGTCACCATTGGAATGCTATTTACCTGGTTCTTGACAGGCTGCGTAGTGGTGCTGATTCTAGCGATGCCAAACCTGCTGGTCGGTGCCTTTGGCTTTGAACGTGCCGATGCTTTTAAAATGCAAAGCGCTGCGATTGTAATGCAGATGGTGGGCTGTGTACTAGCAGGTGTACTGGCCGATCGTTTTGGTGCTGGCCGTGTCATTCTATTTGGTTCTCTTCTAGTTGCGGCTATGGCGGGTATCTTTTATAACAGCCTGGGCCATGTCGCACCATCAACTGTATTCATGCTGTATATGCTGTTGGGCCTAAGCTCTGGTACAGTCGGGATGGTATCTTACAGCATGGTGAAAATGTTCCCGGCACAGATTCGCTTTACCGGTATTTCTTTCTCTTACAATCTGGCGTATGCAATTGCCGGCGGGATTACCTTGCCACTGGTGCAATGGCTCAGCCTGTATAGTAATATTGGTGCAATGTACTATGTCTGGACTGTATGTCTGGTGACCCTGCTCACAGCCCTAATGTATAGAAGTAAATTTGAAAAATCGGCAATCTGA
- a CDS encoding DUF2505 family protein, which yields MAHQFTVKANINGVSIDEFKRLVSDISMHEAVCRRIPAQNMEILVSEKQGEIYTLKRAYNLDVNIPDIAKKLLRDAFRLQRTDISNLEHLTSTVELGANLPIEATCQRAVKGDDRQIEFQLDWTVKVKVPLVGGMLEKHAEGEIRKFSQIEISIIEDEIRKSLTA from the coding sequence ATGGCACATCAATTTACTGTAAAGGCAAACATCAATGGTGTTTCTATTGATGAATTTAAGCGTCTGGTCAGTGATATCAGCATGCACGAAGCGGTCTGTCGTCGTATTCCGGCGCAGAATATGGAGATTTTGGTCTCTGAAAAACAGGGCGAGATTTATACCCTGAAACGTGCATATAACCTGGACGTGAATATTCCAGATATTGCAAAAAAACTGTTACGTGATGCTTTTCGTCTGCAACGTACCGACATCAGTAATCTGGAACATTTAACTTCTACAGTAGAGCTTGGCGCGAACCTGCCAATTGAAGCCACTTGCCAACGTGCAGTAAAAGGCGATGACCGCCAGATTGAGTTTCAACTGGACTGGACCGTAAAAGTAAAAGTACCATTAGTTGGTGGCATGCTAGAAAAACATGCGGAAGGTGAAATTCGTAAATTTAGCCAGATTGAAATTAGCATCATTGAAGATGAAATCCGTAAAAGTCTGACTGCTTAA